A window from Chitinophaga filiformis encodes these proteins:
- a CDS encoding redoxin domain-containing protein, giving the protein MRKLMILLACIFCHWQLQAQGYQLTFQLKQYTGGQLCLAHYMGKSFYMADSAQINAQGVAVMKNKEALPGGIYIVLLPGRQRYFEMLLDNKDQQFSVSIDTTDLINKTVFKTSKENEIFQSYNKFLSKEIAPQDRQLNAMLAKHTAADSAAAKSLQQELGKKLQDFRNHIVAEHPKSLLTSIFRAMKDPEVPPTPPGEDSTFGYRYYKAHYWDSVNLTDGRLVRTDIIEKKLNRYFTQLVAMDPDSIIAEADNIVAKTRKDKEMFKFVVWWLTYTYETSKYMGMDAVFVHMVEKYYVSGEAYWLKDDQLNKIISRAYSMAPNLIGQQAPPLEVKDSSLKPVSLYTTKAKYTILVFWDPTCGHCKIEVPRLDSAFNASWKNKGVALIGFKTEGTKDEWQSFIKEHKLNGWIHAWDPDAQSNYRRLYDVYSTPVVYLLDEKKKILAKRLGVEQLSDFLEKMDTKDGTVRK; this is encoded by the coding sequence ATGCGTAAACTTATGATATTACTCGCCTGCATTTTCTGCCACTGGCAGTTACAGGCGCAGGGCTACCAGCTTACTTTCCAGTTAAAACAGTATACCGGCGGACAACTATGCCTGGCTCATTATATGGGGAAAAGCTTTTACATGGCCGATTCCGCCCAGATCAATGCGCAGGGTGTTGCGGTTATGAAGAACAAGGAAGCATTGCCAGGAGGTATCTACATCGTTTTGCTTCCCGGCAGGCAACGCTATTTTGAGATGCTGCTCGATAACAAGGACCAGCAATTCTCTGTTAGCATAGACACCACAGACCTGATCAATAAGACCGTTTTTAAAACGTCCAAAGAGAACGAGATCTTCCAGTCATATAATAAGTTCCTGTCAAAGGAAATAGCGCCACAGGACCGGCAGCTCAATGCCATGCTGGCCAAACATACGGCGGCAGACAGTGCTGCGGCGAAATCCCTGCAACAGGAACTGGGCAAAAAACTTCAGGACTTCCGTAACCATATTGTGGCGGAACACCCGAAAAGCCTGCTCACCAGCATCTTCAGGGCCATGAAAGATCCTGAAGTGCCACCTACCCCTCCCGGCGAAGATTCTACTTTTGGTTACCGCTATTACAAGGCGCATTACTGGGATAGCGTAAACCTGACAGACGGCAGGCTGGTAAGAACCGATATTATCGAGAAGAAACTGAACAGGTACTTCACACAGCTGGTGGCAATGGACCCCGATTCCATTATCGCCGAAGCAGACAATATTGTTGCGAAGACCAGAAAAGATAAAGAGATGTTCAAGTTCGTAGTATGGTGGCTGACCTATACCTACGAGACTTCCAAGTACATGGGTATGGATGCCGTATTCGTGCATATGGTGGAAAAATACTACGTATCGGGTGAGGCTTACTGGCTGAAGGATGATCAATTGAACAAGATCATCTCCAGGGCTTATTCCATGGCGCCTAACCTCATCGGGCAACAAGCCCCGCCACTGGAAGTAAAAGATTCTTCATTGAAACCCGTATCCCTCTATACCACAAAAGCAAAATATACGATCCTCGTTTTCTGGGACCCTACCTGTGGCCACTGCAAGATAGAAGTACCCAGACTGGACTCCGCCTTTAACGCCAGCTGGAAGAACAAAGGAGTAGCCCTCATCGGCTTTAAAACGGAAGGCACCAAAGACGAATGGCAGTCTTTCATCAAAGAACATAAGCTCAATGGATGGATCCATGCATGGGACCCGGACGCCCAGAGCAATTACCGCCGTTTGTACGATGTATACAGCACTCCTGTGGTGTATTTGCTGGACGAAAAAAAGAAGATCCTGGCCAAAAGACTGGGCGTTGAACAGCTCAGCGATTTCCTTGAAAAAATGGACACAAAGGATGGCACAGTCCGCAAATAA
- the lptB gene encoding LPS export ABC transporter ATP-binding protein, which yields MALKIHTDQLVKRYGHRTVANHVSVEVTQGEIVGLLGPNGAGKTTTFYMVVGLIKPDEGQVYLDDVNITKLPMYKRAKMGIGYLPQEASVFRKLSVEDNISAVLEMTKLRKAEQKEKLESLLEEFRLTHVRKSPGDVLSGGERRRTEIARALAVDPKFILLDEPFAGIDPIAVEDIQSIVARLKYKNIGILITDHNVQETLSITDRAYLLFEGKILKAGTAEELAEDEQVRKVYLGQNFILRRKNYLDEAAKQQ from the coding sequence ATGGCATTAAAAATACATACAGATCAACTGGTAAAGCGTTACGGTCACAGAACTGTAGCCAACCACGTATCTGTTGAAGTGACACAAGGAGAGATAGTTGGGTTGCTTGGTCCTAACGGAGCAGGTAAAACAACCACATTCTATATGGTAGTGGGGCTGATCAAGCCCGACGAGGGACAGGTGTACCTGGATGATGTGAATATTACAAAACTGCCAATGTACAAAAGGGCGAAAATGGGAATTGGTTATCTGCCCCAGGAAGCTTCGGTGTTCCGTAAGCTGAGTGTGGAAGATAATATTTCCGCCGTATTGGAAATGACGAAGCTGAGGAAAGCAGAGCAGAAAGAAAAGCTGGAAAGCCTGCTGGAAGAATTCCGTCTTACCCATGTACGCAAAAGCCCCGGAGATGTATTGAGTGGAGGTGAACGCCGGCGTACGGAAATAGCGCGCGCGCTTGCGGTAGATCCTAAGTTCATCCTGCTGGACGAGCCTTTTGCCGGTATTGACCCGATCGCTGTCGAAGACATCCAGTCAATCGTTGCCCGCCTTAAATACAAAAATATAGGGATCCTCATAACAGACCATAACGTGCAGGAAACGCTCTCTATTACCGACAGGGCATACCTCCTTTTTGAAGGAAAGATACTTAAAGCCGGTACTGCAGAAGAGTTAGCCGAAGACGAACAGGTAAGAAAAGTGTATCTTGGCCAGAATTTCATTTTACGTCGTAAAAATTACCTGGACGAAGCAGCTAAACAACAATAA
- the rlmD gene encoding 23S rRNA (uracil(1939)-C(5))-methyltransferase RlmD: MRKKNVILEKVPVSAYAAEGKALARIDGKVIFIEGGVVPGDVVDVRLGKNKKDWAEGKAIRFHSQASNRVDPFCEHFGNCGGCKWQMLPYSLQLEYKQQQVADNLQRIGKLELPPMQPILGSRHTTHYRNKLEFTFSNKAYLPAEELNEDGSIPQRNALGFHVPKLFDKVLDINTCYLQAEPVNAIRNTIRAYALANQLSFYDIRAKEGWLRNLVIRICTTGEVMVNLVIHHENKKDREALLDHLLATVPGITSVLYTINPKLNDTIFDLEPKVYFGKGYVEEKLEDFTFKIGPKSFFQTNTYQGEALYQVTREFAGLTGTEIVYDLYCGTGSIGIFVSRQAGKVVGIELIKEAIDDAVENAARNNVNNAQFFAGDVVDICNDAFFAQHGQPDVVITDPPRAGMHEKLVNKLLEIAAPRIVYVSCNPATQARDLALLDAMYSVKRIQPVDMFPHTHHIENVVLLEKRINH, from the coding sequence GTGAGGAAAAAAAATGTTATTCTTGAAAAAGTCCCTGTAAGCGCTTATGCGGCAGAAGGGAAAGCATTGGCCAGGATAGATGGCAAAGTGATATTCATTGAAGGCGGCGTTGTACCTGGCGATGTGGTGGACGTCCGTCTCGGTAAGAACAAAAAAGACTGGGCAGAAGGTAAGGCCATCCGTTTCCATTCCCAGGCATCTAACCGTGTTGATCCTTTCTGTGAACATTTTGGCAACTGCGGCGGCTGCAAATGGCAGATGCTGCCTTATTCCCTGCAGCTCGAATACAAACAGCAGCAGGTGGCCGACAACCTCCAGCGCATCGGTAAACTGGAACTGCCCCCCATGCAACCCATTCTGGGGTCCAGGCATACCACCCATTACCGCAATAAACTTGAATTTACTTTCAGCAATAAAGCATACCTCCCGGCAGAGGAACTGAATGAAGACGGCAGCATTCCACAACGAAATGCCCTGGGCTTCCATGTACCGAAGCTATTCGACAAGGTGCTGGACATTAACACCTGCTACCTGCAGGCAGAACCGGTCAATGCGATCCGGAACACCATCCGGGCGTATGCACTGGCCAACCAGCTGTCCTTTTACGACATCCGGGCCAAGGAGGGATGGCTCCGTAACCTGGTGATCAGGATCTGTACCACCGGTGAAGTAATGGTCAATCTCGTGATCCATCACGAGAACAAAAAGGACAGGGAGGCCCTGCTGGATCATCTGCTGGCAACTGTTCCCGGCATTACGTCGGTGTTGTACACGATCAATCCCAAGCTGAACGATACTATTTTCGACCTGGAGCCAAAGGTATACTTCGGAAAGGGCTATGTGGAAGAGAAACTGGAGGATTTTACTTTTAAAATAGGTCCTAAATCCTTTTTCCAGACCAATACTTATCAGGGAGAAGCCTTGTATCAGGTAACGAGAGAGTTCGCCGGATTAACAGGAACAGAAATTGTTTACGATCTCTATTGTGGTACAGGCAGTATTGGTATTTTTGTGTCCCGGCAGGCCGGCAAGGTGGTCGGTATAGAGTTGATAAAAGAGGCCATTGACGACGCCGTTGAAAATGCCGCCCGCAACAACGTGAACAATGCACAATTCTTTGCCGGAGATGTAGTGGATATTTGCAATGACGCTTTCTTTGCCCAACACGGGCAACCGGATGTAGTGATCACTGACCCTCCGAGGGCCGGTATGCACGAGAAACTGGTGAACAAGCTACTCGAAATTGCTGCTCCCCGCATAGTATATGTAAGTTGTAACCCTGCTACACAGGCCAGGGACCTGGCGTTACTGGACGCTATGTACAGTGTCAAAAGGATACAACCGGTGGATATGTTCCCACATACTCACCATATCGAAAACGTAGTGTTACTTGAGAAAAGAATTAATCATTAA
- a CDS encoding rhomboid family intramembrane serine protease produces MMHVEERNTTPLSLGEEKNMVIQLLLINITVFVLLFFTEVIYRMEGNPLARYYDDVLSHLTLSASFSTVLHNPWSLITSMFVHNSFWMIVSNMIWLACFGTMLQNHAGRQHILPLYLLSGIVGAVFYLLGMQFIPSFRELQSFASTTGASACIMALAVGATIVAPGYRLLPNLPIPFWIITLIFLLVNIGTHVVNSHDLTMVPALIGGGLTGLLYMQQWKKGNDLGAGFNRTLHKITHLFHPKTHLHVVK; encoded by the coding sequence ATGATGCACGTTGAGGAAAGGAATACCACTCCCCTATCCCTGGGAGAAGAAAAGAATATGGTGATCCAGCTGCTGCTGATAAATATCACGGTATTCGTCCTGCTGTTTTTCACAGAAGTCATTTACCGCATGGAAGGCAATCCGCTGGCCCGTTATTACGACGATGTATTGTCGCACCTGACGCTGTCTGCCAGCTTTAGCACCGTACTGCACAATCCCTGGTCATTGATCACGTCGATGTTCGTGCATAACAGTTTCTGGATGATTGTCAGCAACATGATCTGGCTGGCCTGCTTCGGCACCATGCTGCAAAATCATGCTGGTCGTCAGCATATCCTTCCGCTGTATCTCCTGAGTGGGATCGTAGGCGCTGTATTTTATCTGCTGGGGATGCAGTTCATTCCGTCTTTCCGGGAGCTGCAGTCATTTGCCAGTACAACAGGGGCTTCCGCCTGCATCATGGCCCTGGCAGTAGGCGCTACCATCGTGGCGCCCGGATACAGATTGTTGCCAAACCTCCCGATCCCCTTCTGGATCATTACCCTTATCTTCCTGCTTGTGAACATCGGGACACATGTTGTAAATAGTCATGACCTGACCATGGTACCGGCACTGATCGGCGGTGGTTTAACCGGATTGCTTTATATGCAGCAGTGGAAAAAAGGCAATGATCTTGGCGCCGGCTTTAACAGGACTTTACAC
- the metF gene encoding methylenetetrahydrofolate reductase [NAD(P)H] encodes MKVTEHIAQAKDTLISFEILPPLKGKSIDSIYEHLDPLMEFKPAFINVTYHRSEHMFKKRADGTFEKVEIRKRPGTVAICAALMNHYDVDAVPHLICGGFSREETENALIDLNFLGVDNVLVLRGDAPKNETFFEPEPHGHRYADELLQQVVHMNNGIYLEEDLQGGVKTNFCIGVAGYPEKHFEAPNMQTDMSYLKKKVENGADYIVTQMFFDNQKFFDFVTKCREAGITVPIIPGLKPITTRKQLTVLPRTFHVDIPADLANEILKCKTDKEVEAVGTEWLIQQSKELKAFGVPVLHYYTLGKPNVIRKAVEAVV; translated from the coding sequence ATGAAAGTAACAGAACATATTGCGCAGGCAAAAGATACGCTGATCTCTTTTGAGATCTTACCTCCCCTTAAAGGTAAGAGTATCGATTCTATATATGAACATCTTGATCCCCTGATGGAATTCAAGCCGGCTTTCATTAACGTTACTTACCACAGAAGTGAGCATATGTTTAAGAAAAGGGCTGACGGCACCTTTGAAAAGGTGGAGATCCGTAAACGGCCCGGTACAGTGGCCATCTGCGCTGCCTTGATGAACCACTATGACGTGGATGCAGTTCCACACCTCATCTGCGGAGGCTTCAGCAGGGAAGAAACAGAAAACGCATTGATCGACCTCAATTTCCTGGGCGTGGATAATGTGCTGGTATTACGTGGTGATGCGCCTAAGAATGAGACATTCTTTGAACCTGAACCACATGGTCACCGTTATGCAGACGAACTGCTACAACAGGTGGTACACATGAACAATGGCATCTACCTGGAAGAAGACCTGCAAGGTGGCGTGAAAACAAACTTTTGTATAGGCGTGGCGGGTTATCCGGAGAAACACTTTGAAGCGCCAAACATGCAGACAGACATGAGCTACCTCAAGAAAAAGGTAGAAAATGGCGCCGACTATATCGTGACCCAGATGTTCTTTGATAACCAGAAATTCTTTGATTTCGTTACTAAATGCCGCGAGGCGGGTATTACCGTACCGATCATTCCAGGGTTAAAACCCATCACTACCCGTAAACAGCTGACTGTCCTGCCACGTACCTTTCATGTAGACATTCCGGCCGATCTTGCCAATGAGATACTGAAATGTAAAACGGATAAGGAAGTGGAGGCTGTAGGCACCGAGTGGCTGATCCAGCAGTCAAAAGAACTCAAGGCCTTTGGCGTGCCCGTACTGCACTACTACACCCTGGGTAAACCCAATGTGATCCGGAAGGCAGTTGAAGCAGTGGTATAA
- a CDS encoding porin family protein, which produces MKKIILSFAALAISFGAMSQVRVGVKGGWNLSTISVSNDGSVDKDRSLSGYHIGLITDIPLVPKVLSFQPGVFYTTKGAKLTSGDKDNSATVPYRKYTTRPQYIEIPLNFIGKIPVGANTRLFAGVGPYMAFGVAGKNKVSTTLAGVTTSTESNIKWDDDTPFNEGDPDQGLNKYKRFDWGGNVQVGAEFKNFLVSAQYGHGFGKINSGGDDSRNDKNKNRVFSVSLGYLF; this is translated from the coding sequence ATGAAAAAGATTATCCTTTCGTTTGCGGCCCTTGCGATTTCTTTCGGAGCAATGTCTCAGGTGCGGGTAGGTGTGAAAGGCGGTTGGAACCTTTCTACCATTTCTGTGAGTAACGACGGTTCAGTGGATAAAGACCGTTCATTATCAGGTTACCATATTGGTCTTATTACCGACATTCCCCTGGTACCGAAGGTACTTTCCTTCCAGCCCGGAGTGTTTTATACCACCAAAGGTGCGAAGTTGACATCTGGAGACAAAGACAACAGCGCCACTGTTCCTTACAGGAAATATACCACCCGGCCCCAGTACATTGAGATTCCTTTAAACTTTATTGGTAAGATACCTGTCGGTGCAAATACCAGGCTATTTGCCGGTGTCGGTCCTTACATGGCATTTGGTGTAGCAGGTAAGAATAAGGTATCAACTACACTTGCCGGTGTAACTACCAGTACAGAGTCTAACATTAAATGGGATGACGATACCCCTTTCAACGAGGGAGATCCTGACCAGGGATTGAACAAGTACAAAAGGTTTGACTGGGGTGGTAACGTGCAGGTAGGTGCCGAATTCAAGAATTTCCTGGTTTCTGCACAGTATGGACACGGCTTTGGTAAGATTAACTCCGGTGGAGATGATAGCAGGAATGACAAGAACAAAAACAGAGTGTTTAGTGTGTCTTTAGGTTATCTGTTCTAA
- the fabG gene encoding 3-oxoacyl-[acyl-carrier-protein] reductase yields the protein MKLLENKVAIVTGASRGIGEAIAIKFAEQGANVAFTYLSSDEKAKALEQKLQAMGVKAKAYKSNAGSFEESEALINDVLKEFGAIDICVNNAGISKDNLLLRMSPEQWDEVIDVNLKSVYNMTKHVIRPMMKAKSGSIINMSSIIGMKGNAGQSSYAASKAGIIGFTKSIAAELGSRNIRCNAVAPGFVETDMTHYLKDGDGAKNYLAQIPLGRFGSTEDIANVCLFLASNMGAYVTGQVISACGGLNM from the coding sequence ATGAAATTACTGGAGAACAAAGTAGCTATTGTAACAGGTGCCAGCAGAGGTATAGGGGAAGCCATCGCGATCAAATTTGCAGAACAGGGAGCAAACGTTGCATTCACATATCTTAGTTCCGACGAAAAGGCCAAAGCACTGGAACAAAAGCTACAGGCAATGGGTGTAAAGGCAAAAGCCTATAAATCCAATGCAGGCAGTTTCGAAGAGAGCGAGGCGCTGATCAATGATGTACTGAAAGAATTTGGCGCTATAGATATCTGCGTGAACAATGCCGGTATTTCCAAAGATAACCTGTTGCTGCGTATGAGCCCTGAACAGTGGGACGAGGTAATTGACGTGAACCTGAAGAGTGTTTATAACATGACCAAACATGTGATCCGCCCAATGATGAAGGCAAAGAGCGGTTCCATTATCAATATGAGCTCCATTATCGGTATGAAGGGTAACGCGGGGCAGAGCAGCTATGCCGCTTCCAAAGCAGGTATTATCGGCTTCACCAAATCTATCGCAGCTGAACTGGGTAGCCGCAACATCCGTTGCAATGCTGTAGCTCCTGGTTTCGTTGAGACTGACATGACGCACTACCTGAAAGATGGTGATGGCGCCAAGAACTACCTGGCACAGATTCCGCTGGGCCGCTTTGGCAGCACTGAAGATATCGCTAACGTATGTCTGTTCCTGGCTTCCAATATGGGAGCATATGTAACCGGCCAGGTGATCAGCGCCTGCGGTGGACTGAATATGTAG
- a CDS encoding porin family protein translates to MKKVLLSVAALMIAGITFGQTKFGIVAGPNFSSATVKNAAGHKETGDLVVGLRAGVTADLPLADEFYIGTGLLYAGKGNKANDNLKTTLSYLQLPINFLFKPEVGAGWLNLGAGPYLAYGLGGKHKGTVGNVTAEWKAFDDESTIIGGKLKRFDAGVGIVAGYEMKAGLYLGINADLGLVNVYDNTDNDRSWRNTSFGVSVGYKF, encoded by the coding sequence ATGAAAAAGGTATTATTATCCGTTGCCGCGCTGATGATTGCAGGCATTACTTTTGGCCAGACAAAATTCGGTATTGTGGCAGGACCTAATTTCTCAAGTGCAACCGTTAAAAACGCAGCAGGTCATAAAGAGACCGGCGACCTGGTAGTTGGTTTAAGGGCTGGTGTAACAGCCGATTTACCGCTGGCAGATGAATTTTACATTGGTACAGGCTTACTGTACGCAGGTAAAGGCAACAAGGCCAACGACAACCTGAAAACAACACTGTCTTACCTGCAACTTCCCATCAACTTCCTGTTCAAACCAGAAGTAGGCGCCGGTTGGCTGAACCTCGGTGCTGGTCCTTACCTCGCTTACGGTCTGGGTGGTAAACACAAAGGTACCGTTGGTAACGTAACTGCAGAGTGGAAAGCTTTCGATGATGAATCAACAATTATCGGTGGAAAGCTGAAACGTTTTGATGCCGGTGTAGGTATCGTAGCTGGTTATGAAATGAAGGCCGGTTTATACCTCGGTATCAATGCCGACCTGGGCCTGGTGAATGTATATGATAATACTGACAACGATCGTAGCTGGAGGAACACATCTTTCGGTGTTTCTGTAGGTTATAAATTCTAA
- a CDS encoding GH3 auxin-responsive promoter family protein: MRILSPAISQLARLRMGRIEYFMQYPLQVQQQVFQNLISAAQYTEFGKQYGFSQIYKIEEFKQRVPIHNYDTLKPYIQRLMEGQQNILWNTPIKWFAKSSGTTADKSKFIPVSVESLDDCHYRAGRDVLSLYYNNFPDSRLLTGKSLVIGGSHQVNKLDAESDSYFGDLSAVMLQNMPFYGNMIRTPDLSIALMDEWEEKIERMANAVIHENVTSIAGVPTWTLVLIKRIFEITGKDNLADVWPNLELYMHGGVSFTPYREQFKKLIRKPDMYYQETYNASEGFFAAQDVIGEEGLLLFLNHGIFYEFMPMEEYGKSSPQTVQLQDVEMGKNYALIISTNGGLWRYLVGDTVQFTSLAPYRVRVSGRTKSFINAFGEELIVENSDMAIAKACEVTGAVMNDYTAAPIYFSDSEAGGHEWLLDFDVMPGNLEQFIDVLDNTLKSINSDYEAKRHKDMALRRPVVHVLPKGTFTDWLKSKGKLGGQHKVPRLNNERQHVEEILKFAGITGKI, encoded by the coding sequence ATGAGAATATTAAGTCCTGCAATATCACAATTGGCGCGTTTGCGTATGGGGCGCATAGAATATTTTATGCAATACCCCCTGCAGGTGCAGCAGCAGGTGTTCCAAAACCTTATCAGCGCCGCTCAGTATACAGAGTTCGGCAAGCAATATGGCTTTTCACAGATATATAAGATAGAAGAGTTCAAGCAAAGGGTTCCTATTCATAATTATGATACCCTCAAGCCTTACATCCAGCGATTGATGGAGGGACAGCAGAACATCTTATGGAATACACCGATTAAATGGTTTGCCAAATCAAGCGGTACCACTGCCGATAAGAGCAAGTTCATACCCGTCTCTGTAGAGAGCCTGGATGATTGCCATTACCGCGCCGGCCGTGACGTATTATCACTGTACTATAATAATTTCCCTGACTCCCGCCTGCTGACCGGTAAATCGCTGGTAATAGGTGGTAGCCACCAGGTGAACAAACTGGACGCAGAAAGTGATTCTTACTTCGGCGACCTGAGCGCCGTGATGCTACAGAACATGCCATTCTATGGCAACATGATCCGTACACCCGACCTTTCCATTGCCCTGATGGACGAATGGGAGGAGAAGATAGAGCGCATGGCCAACGCCGTGATACATGAGAATGTAACCTCCATTGCCGGTGTACCTACCTGGACGCTGGTACTCATCAAACGTATATTTGAGATCACCGGGAAAGATAACCTGGCCGATGTATGGCCTAACCTGGAATTGTATATGCATGGTGGCGTAAGCTTTACGCCGTACCGGGAGCAGTTCAAAAAACTGATCCGTAAGCCGGACATGTATTACCAGGAAACCTATAATGCTTCTGAAGGCTTCTTTGCCGCACAGGACGTAATAGGAGAGGAAGGCCTGCTCCTGTTCCTCAACCATGGCATCTTCTACGAATTCATGCCAATGGAAGAATATGGCAAATCATCTCCGCAAACCGTGCAGCTGCAGGACGTGGAAATGGGTAAGAACTATGCCCTGATTATCAGTACCAACGGTGGGTTATGGCGTTACCTGGTAGGCGATACCGTACAGTTCACTTCTCTTGCGCCTTACCGTGTAAGGGTAAGCGGACGTACCAAGTCATTCATCAACGCTTTTGGAGAAGAGCTGATCGTTGAGAACTCGGATATGGCCATTGCGAAGGCATGTGAGGTGACTGGCGCTGTGATGAACGACTATACCGCGGCCCCTATCTATTTTAGCGATAGCGAAGCAGGTGGCCATGAATGGCTGCTGGACTTTGACGTGATGCCCGGCAATCTTGAACAGTTCATTGATGTGCTGGATAATACCCTTAAGTCTATCAACTCCGACTATGAGGCCAAACGCCATAAAGATATGGCGCTGCGCCGCCCGGTGGTACATGTCCTGCCCAAGGGCACCTTTACCGACTGGCTGAAGAGCAAAGGCAAACTGGGTGGTCAGCATAAAGTACCGCGCCTCAATAACGAGCGGCAGCATGTGGAAGAAATTCTTAAATTCGCCGGCATCACTGGCAAAATCTAA
- a CDS encoding outer membrane beta-barrel protein: MSKFFTLFLLTLLISLMPLHAQVSLGLRGGYTLSATQIKNSQGYKSNSLGTSSQLTNFHADLMINVPVYKRLYFQPLVRYITKGAYLRPLPSKQGVFVESANQLKLHYLEVPLNMVLKFPVSLGKIVVGGGPYVAYGLNGTYDLDLMYNGSVVSTDSHSIEFNYKDRGIAPGAQLSRFDAGANLAFGIEFNNLMVVGANLSRGMFNLDRTSSAKITNSYFSLSLGVLLDREDY; the protein is encoded by the coding sequence ATGAGTAAATTTTTTACACTCTTCCTTTTAACGCTGTTAATTTCCCTAATGCCCCTTCATGCCCAGGTAAGTCTTGGATTAAGGGGTGGCTATACCTTGTCTGCCACACAGATAAAAAACAGCCAGGGTTATAAAAGTAACAGCCTTGGTACCAGTAGCCAGCTTACCAATTTCCATGCAGACCTGATGATTAACGTACCGGTCTACAAAAGACTCTATTTTCAGCCCCTGGTAAGATACATTACCAAAGGCGCCTACCTTCGTCCACTGCCTTCCAAACAGGGCGTATTCGTGGAATCGGCCAACCAGCTTAAGCTGCATTACCTGGAAGTGCCATTGAACATGGTGCTCAAGTTCCCGGTTTCGCTGGGTAAGATCGTGGTAGGTGGCGGCCCCTATGTAGCCTATGGACTAAACGGCACCTATGACCTGGACCTGATGTACAATGGATCAGTTGTCAGTACCGATTCCCATTCTATCGAATTTAACTACAAAGACAGGGGCATTGCTCCGGGCGCACAGCTCAGCAGGTTTGATGCCGGCGCAAACCTGGCGTTCGGAATAGAATTTAACAACCTGATGGTAGTAGGCGCCAATTTGAGCCGGGGAATGTTCAACCTTGACCGTACCTCTTCTGCAAAGATCACCAACAGCTATTTTTCCCTGAGCCTGGGTGTGCTGCTGGACAGGGAGGATTACTAA
- a CDS encoding rhomboid family intramembrane serine protease, producing MSEFRPGRFEILPTVIKNLLIINGLVFLAQNTLGSSIGNNKIDDIFALHYWGSDLFRPHQFITHLFMHATLGHLFMNMFTLWMFGATLENIWGPKRFLIFYMVCGLGAALCHMGVLTYENVRLAHDAKAFLSDPSIANFRLLDSRYDLDAGRFRVEGIKTIFYQFPNDPGVINDTKTFISQFAQDYPDSATLGASGAVFGLLFAFGYLFPNNLIYLYFLFPLKAKYFVGILILLELYSGIQNSAGDNVAHFAHLGGVLFSYILLRIWNRHNRRHFY from the coding sequence ATGAGCGAGTTCAGGCCCGGCAGATTTGAAATACTCCCTACGGTGATCAAAAACCTACTGATCATCAATGGTTTGGTGTTCCTTGCGCAGAACACACTGGGGAGCAGCATCGGGAATAATAAGATTGACGATATTTTCGCGTTGCACTACTGGGGGTCCGATCTCTTCAGGCCTCACCAGTTCATTACCCACCTCTTCATGCACGCCACCCTGGGGCACCTGTTCATGAACATGTTTACCCTCTGGATGTTTGGCGCCACCCTGGAAAACATCTGGGGGCCAAAACGCTTCCTGATCTTTTACATGGTCTGCGGCCTGGGAGCGGCGCTTTGCCACATGGGTGTGCTGACCTACGAAAACGTGAGGCTGGCCCACGATGCCAAGGCATTCCTAAGCGATCCTTCCATCGCCAATTTCAGGCTGCTGGACAGCCGCTATGACCTCGACGCAGGCAGATTCCGGGTCGAAGGCATAAAGACTATATTCTACCAGTTCCCGAACGATCCAGGTGTTATTAACGATACCAAAACGTTCATCAGCCAGTTCGCCCAGGACTATCCTGATAGTGCTACCCTTGGCGCTTCCGGTGCGGTATTCGGACTGCTGTTCGCATTTGGTTACCTGTTTCCGAATAATCTCATTTACCTTTACTTCCTGTTCCCTTTAAAGGCAAAATACTTTGTAGGGATCCTCATCCTCCTGGAACTGTATTCCGGTATTCAGAATTCAGCCGGAGACAATGTGGCCCACTTTGCCCACCTTGGTGGTGTGCTCTTTAGCTATATCCTCCTCAGGATATGGAACAGGCATAACCGCCGGCATTTTTATTAA